Part of the Streptomyces sp. NBC_01353 genome, CCCCGTGTCCGCGCGCCCAGGCGTCGTCGCTCGCGAACCAGTCGATCGCGACCGGATCGGTGCCGTTCACCAGCGCGGTGTCGAGGCTCGCGAAGTACGCCGCCCAGCGCGGTGCGTAGACGTCCTGGACCAGCCCCGCCCACTCACGGTTGGCATAGTCGTGCAGACCGCCCGTCTCGCTCGGCACCCGGTCGCCCCACGTGGTGAGGATCGAGCGGGCGTCGTACTCCAGCCGATCGCGCTCGGCGGGGTCGGCGCCCCAGGAGCGGGCGTCGGTGAGCCATGGACCGAGCAGGAACCGACGATCGGAGCCGACCAGCCGCCCGAGCAGCTCCTCGTCGGCGTTCCACTCGCGCACCAGCGCCCGGAAGCCATCCAGATCCTTGGCTTCGTACGCAACCTTGATACGCGGCAGCAGGACGCGGCCGCGGTTGGTGAGCGCCTGCCGCGCCACGTCCACGAGGTCGAAGCGGAACGCGTCCGTGGTCCGCAGCTCGGGAGCCACCTGGAGCAGCTCCGCGAGCGCCCGCTCCACCGTGGCCGCGCCGTATCGCATGGCGCTCGGGCTCCATCGGGCCGCCCTGGTCGTCGTCAGACTCGGACGCGCGGCGAACAGACTGTCCTGCGGCTCGCTCCACGTACCGGTACGTGCGCTGTACGGGCCGAGACGCAGCTGCTCCCACGCGGCGGCCGCATGCGGGTCGGCACCGCCGTAGCGCCGGGCCGCGTATGCGGCGAACCATGCCTGCTGGTCGATCGGGTCCGAGTGCCAGGCCAGTTCGGTGAACAGGTCGAAGGCGGCGGGGTTCCCGCCGGTGCCCTCCGGGAGGTAGGCGATGCCGCGGAGCGCGCTGCCCGGCTTGGCCAGCCACGCGTGGAAACGGCTCACCCACGCGCCGGAGTTGGCGCCGAGGCTGGTGTGGCCTCCGAAGTTGGGGATCGAACCGAAGGCGTACGGCGTACCGCCCCACTGCTTCTCCCGGTCGAGGCCGTCGTAGCGGTCGGAGAGTCCGTCGACGATCAGCACCCGGCCGCGGTCCACACCGCTCAGGAGGGTCACGGTCGGGTTCGCCTGCCAGCCGAGCATGACCCACGTGGCGCCGGGATGGGCGGCCTCCAGGGCCCGTTGGACGGCGCCGGCCGCGCTCGGGACGTCGACCGGCCCCGGCGTGCCGCCCTCGTGCAGCAGATCCATCTTGAACATGTCGCTGTCGCCGAACTGTCGCTGCTGGACGCGGTAGTAGGCGGCGGCCAGCCGGTCGAAGACCGGTCCGGTCGGGTCCAGCCAGTCGGGGCGGTCGGTTCCCACCCACCTGCCCTGCGGGACGGTGACCGCGCCCGGGTTCCGGGCGGCGAAGTCCGGTGGCACCGTGCCGAAGAAGCCCGGCAGCACCGGCGTCATCCCCAGCGAGCGCAGATGGCCCGCGATCCGGCGTCCCAGCGCCGCGCGGGCCTCGATGAGCTGCTCGGAGACCGGGCCCGCGAAGCCCGACACGTTCTGCAGCAGCCACCAGGCCTGATGGGCCGGGCCCGGGATCCACTCGCGCAACTCCGCCGCGCTGTAACCGAACTGCTGGAGCGCCCGGTAGTAGGGGTACTCGGCGCCCGTCGGGACGAAGACCTCGTTCACGCCGTGCAGCGCCATCAGGTCGATCTGGTGCCGGTACGAGGCGAAGTCGCGGTAGGCGCCGGAGTAGCCCTCGTCGGTGTCGTTCAGGGCGTAGCGGTGGGGCACGCTCGCCGAGCGGGTGACGGTGCCGGGGACCGCGGGGAGCGTGGCGGGCAGTCGGCCCAGGCTGTCGCCCGGCCACCCGATGTCGACCCCGGCGATCCGCTCCAGATACCAGCCCACTCCGGTGAGCAGCGTGGCCGGCGAGGTGCCCTGCACACGGATCGCTCCGGGCGTCCCGGACACCGAGAAGAAGTCGCCGGAGGCGGGCCGCTCGACCGCCAGCAAGGTGAACTGCGCGGCTCGGGAGGACAACAGGCGCTCCAGGCTCGCCCGGGCGGGCGCCGGGTCGAAGGCGGGGGCGCCGGCGAGGGCGTGCGCGGGGTCGGGGGCGCCGACGGGGGCGGGCGCGGGCGCGCTCGCGGATGCCGGGCGCGCCGAGGCCGAGGAGCCGGTGGACGTGTGATCGGCAGCCACGGAGGAGGTCGGGGCCGGCACCAATAGCGCGCCGGTCGTCGCCAGCGCGAGTGCGGCCAGCGCCCGGCGGCATCGAAGGACCAGGTCAGTGCCCATCTGGCTCCCTGTTCGGAGTGATCGACGAATGGTGCGATCACTGTCCGCCGACCGCCGTCGCCGCAGCCGCAGGCGGAGCCGAGGACCGGGCGGCGCTCATCCTTGCGGCTGCACGGGAAGCCCGCAGTCCGCACATCAATGGATGTAACGCCTGCTACATTCTTCGGCGTGACTGTCGACGATCCGCACATAGCGTGGCTGGTCCTGGTCCTCAAGCTGCCCGCCGAGCCGTCCCGGCACCGCGTGGCGGTCTGGCGCGAGCTGCGCAAGGCCGGTGCTCTCTCCCTGGGGCAGGGCGTCTGGGCCGTACCGGACGTGCCGGCCTTCGCCGACGGTGTGCGGCGCGCCGTCGATCTGACGAACACGGCCGGCGGCCAGGCCGTGACCCTGCAGGCCTCCGGGCGCTCGCACGAGGACTCGTCCGGTTTCGAGGCGATGTTCACGGCGGCCCGTAGCGCCGACTGGGCCGAATTCCTCGCCGACTGCGGCAAGTTCGAGGAGGAGATCGCCAAGGAGATCCGGATCGCCAAGTTCACCCTTGCCGAGCTGGAGGAGGAAGAGCAGAGCCTGGAGCGGCTGCGCCGTTGGCACCGGGACCTGACGGCCCGCGACGTCTTCGGCGCCCCCGAGGCCCCCCGGGCCGCCGAGCGCCTCAAGCAGTGCGTGGCGGTCTGCGAGGACTACGCCGAGCGCGTCTTCGCCGCCCTGCACCGCACCCAGGAGGATCAGGCATGAGCGCCGCACCTCGGGCCACCGGTCGGGCCCCCGCGTCGAAGCGGTCCATGTGGCCCCTGTACGCGGCCGGGTTCACCACCGCGTTCGGCGCCCACGGCATCGCCGCCAACCTCGGCGGCTTCTCCGACGACGCCGTCACCTCGCTGCTCGTCCTCGGCGGTCTGCTCGCCCTGTACGACGGTGCCGAGGTCGTCCTGAAGCCCGTCTTCGGCTCGCTGGCCGACCGTATCGGCGCCAAGCCCGTACTGCTCGGCGGCCTCATCGCGTTCGCCGCCGCCTCCGCGCTGTACGCGATCGCCGACAGCCCCGGGTGGCTGTGGGCCGCCCGGCTCGGCCAGGGCGCCGCCGCCTCCGCGTTCTCCCCCTCGGCCTCCGCGCTCGTCGCACGCCTCAATCCGGCCGCCAAGCGTGGCCGCGCCTTCGGCAGTTACGGCTTCTACAAGTCCATCGGCTACACGCTCGGGCCCCTCCTGGGCGGCCTCCTGGTCTGGGCCGGCGGGCTGCGCCTGCTGTTCACCGTCCTCGCCGCGCTCGGCCTCGCCGTCGCCCTGTGGGCCGCGGTCGCCGTACCCGCCGTGCCGCCGTTGCCGAAGCAGCGTCAGACCCTCGCCGACCTGGCACGCCGACTGGCCGACCGCTCCTTCCTCGCCCCCACCGCGGCCCTGGCCGCGGCCACCGCCGCCCTCTCGGTCGGCGTCGGGTTCCTGCCCGTCTCCGGAGCAGCAGCCGGGCTCGGCACCGTCGCGACCGGAGCGGCCGTCTCCGTCCTGGCCGCGTCCGCCGCCGTCGTCCAGCCCTACGCGGGACGCGCCCTGGACGCCGGACGCATCACCGTACGAGCAGGGCTCGCCACCGGCCTCGGTCTCACGGCCGCCGGTCTCCTCTGCGCGATGCTGCCCGGCCTGACGGGCGTCCTCGCCGCGGCGGTCCTCATCGGCGCGGGCACGGGGCTGATCACCCCGCTCGGCTTCACGGCGCTCGCCACGAGCACGCCCGAGGAGCGCATGGGCCAGACGATGGGATCGGCCGAACTCGGCCGCGAACTCGGCGATGCCGGAGGCCCGCTCCTGGTCGCCGCGGTCGCCACGGCCACCACCCTCACCTACGGCTTCGCCGCCCTTGCCGCGCTTGTGCTCGTCGTCCCTCTCCTCACCTTGAGGACACGAGGCTGGACGGTCCCAGCACCTGAGTGACCGCCCGGCATGTGAGGGTGTCGCGACCGGTGTCCTTTACAGATCGTCCGGGGTTCCGTCGACGGCCGGCCCGCAGTCGTCGGGCAGCGTACGGACGACCAGTTCGAAGGCCGCGTCGAGCGGATGAATGAGTCCCTCACGCCGTGGTGTCCGTCGGCTCCTCGTCGGAGCGGATGATCGACTCCTCCAGCTTGCGCAGCAGTCGTGCGAGCTGGCGGCGTTCCGAGGGTGACAGTCCGCCGAGCATCCGGCGCTCGTTGTCGAGATGCTCGGCGAACACGGTGTCCACCGTGGCGAGGCCCTTGTCGGTGAGGCGGGAGTAGACGACCCGGCGGTCGTCGGCGTCCCGTTCGCGGACGATCAGGCCGTCCTTCTCCAGGCGGTCGATGCGCAGGGTCACGCCGGCCGAGGACACCAGACCGGAGTCGGCGAGCTGCCCCGCGGTCAGCCGGTGAGGGTGCCCCGCCCGCCGCAGTGCGGTGAGGACGTCGAAGCCGGCCACGGACAGGCCGTGGCGCTCGATCGACGCCGTGAGCCGGGTGCTGTAGCGCAGGAAGGAGCGGTGGAGGCGGGCGAGGACCTCCAGCGGGCTGGTGTCCAGCTCCGGCCTCTCCCGCGCCCAGTCCTCGATCACCCGCGCGACGGCGTCACGGTCCGACGGCCTCGATACAGCCATGCTCTTCCCCTCGTCCGGCGTCGTCCCCCGACTTCTCGCAGCGCTGAGAATCTTAGCCCTGAGGTGAAGGCGCCCGGCCGTCCGCTCCACACCGGTCGCCTCAGGCGTTGAGCTCCTCCAGCGTCCGGCCCTTGGTCTCGACGGCGAAACAGGCGATCGCCGCGCCCACCGCGGCCACCACCGCGAGCTGCAGGAAGACGAGGGTCAGGCTGCCGCCCGCCCCGATGATCGCGCCGACGGTCACGGGGCCGAGGATGACGCCCAGCCGGTTCCACACGCCACCGAACGCGGCGCCCCTGGCCCGGTTCGAGGTGGGGTACAGCTCGGGCGAGTACAGGTAGAGCCCGGCGTTGATCGCGTAGAGGAAGAAGGTCGTGCAGGAGGCGAAGACCGCCACCTGGCCGCCCGATGTCGCGCCGGCCAGGGCGAGCACACCCAGTGAGAGCACGGTACCGACGAGCGCGCCCACCAGGGCGGGCCTGCGGCCGATGCGGTCGATCAGGAGGGCGACGACGAGCGTGCCGAGCAGACCGGTCACGTTGCTGAGCAGGGTGTAGACGAGCGCGGTGGTCAGGTCCAGGCCGAACGTCTTCGTGTAGAGCGAGGGCAGCCAGGTGGAGATGCCGTGGTTGACGTAGTAGGCGACGAACCACAGACCCGAGAGGACCACCGTCCGTCGGAGGTAGCGTCCCCGGAACAGGTCGCTCAGCCGGCCGTGGGACGTCTCGTCGGACAAGTTCGCGGCGGGAGCGGGTAGCGCCTCGGCGGTGGAACGGGCCACCTCCGCCTCGATGCGCGCGATGACCTCCTCCGCCTCCTGGGTGCGTCCGCGGGCCATCAGCCAGCGCGGGGACTCGGCGACCTGGCGGGGCAGTGCGGCGGCGAGCAGCACCGGGACGGTGCCGATGAGGAACATCGCGCGCCAGCCGAAGTGGGGGACGACCCATACGGCCACCAGCGTGGCCGCCGCGAGTCCGGCGGGGAAGATCATCTCGTACAGCAGGACGAACCGGCCCCGCTTGTCGGAGCGGGCGATCTCGTTGATGTAGGTCGCGGCGACGGGCACGACTCCGCCGATGCCGAGTCCCTGGACGAACCGGAAGAGCGAGAACGTCTCGATGCTGCCGGAGAACGCGACGGCGAGGCTGGCGAGGCCGGTGACACCGACGCCCAGGGCGACGGTGCGGACACGGCCGATCCGGTCGCCCAGCCAGCCGGCCGCCAGGGCGCCGAGCAGCATCCCGATGGAGGCGGAGGTCACGGCGAGGGTGGCCTGCCCGGTGGACAGGTGCCACTCCTTCATCAGGACCGGCAGCGCGGACGCGGCCAGCAGCTGGTCGAACGCCTCGAAGAAGGTGACGGCGCCGATCAGGAACCGGACCTTGACGTGCCACCGGGAGTGCGGAAGTCGTTCAAGTCGCGCGGCTATCGAGCCGATGGCCTGCTTGCCGGCCACAGTCGTCATGGAGGGGGTCCTTCCGCGGGCAGGGGAGTTGCCGAGACAGTAGGGGTACATATCTAAGCGGTCAATGGTTAAGCGCCTAAAGATCTCTGTCTCGCAGGCCCGGTAGCCATCATCGGCGCAGTGAAGGCCGTGCTCAAGGCCGATTCGGCAACGATCTCGACTCGGGGGCTTGCCGAGAAATAGTTAAGCGCTTAGATTTCTAGTGCTTCGGCGATTCCGGACACGGGATCGCGCCGGACTCCGTCCGTGCCCGGAGCCAACTCCCCTTCCGCCGCCCGCCCGGAGGTCCACCCGTGCCGCTCCTTCCCACCGACATCCTGATCGCGGGCCAGTGGCGACGCGGTGCGGGCGAGCCCCTCGACACCGTCGATCCGGCGACCGGACGCGTGCTCGCCACCGTGCACTCCGCCTCCGCCGCCGAGGTCGCCGAGGCGGCCGAAGCCGCGGCGCAAGCGGTGGCGGACCCCGCCTGGCGGGACATGCTCGCCCACGAGCGCGCCCGGCTGCTGCACCGGATCGCCGAGCTGACCGAAGAGGCGGCGCCCGAGCTCGCCGCCGTGCAGACCGCCGACACCGGCAAGACACTCACCGAGACCCGGGCCCTGGCGCTCAGTGCGGCGGGCACGTTCCGGTACATGGCCGCCGCCCTGGAGACGGCCGAGGACGCGGTCACGCCGTCCCGCGGCCCGTACGTCACCATGAGCGTCTACGAACCGATCGGCGTGGTCGGCGCGATCAACCCGTGGAACTCCCCGGTCGCCAGCGACGCGCAGAAGATCGCCCCCGCGCTCGCCGCCGGCAACGCCGTCCTCCTCAAGCCCGCCGCCTGGACCCCGCTGGTCTCCCTCGCCCTCGGGCGGCTGATCACCCGGGCACTCGACGAGTTCGGCCTGCCCACCGCCCTCCTGTCGGTGCTGCCCGGCAGCGGGAGGATCGTCGGCGACGCCCTCGTACGCCACCCCCTCGTCGCCCGGATCGGATTCACCGGAGGCACCGAGACCGGCCGGTCCATCGCCGCGATCGCCGGTGAGAAGCTCGTCCCCGCCTCGCTGGAGCTGGGCGGCAAGTCGCCGACCATCGTGCGCGCCGACGCCGACATCGAGCAGGCCCTGGCCGGAGTGCTGTTCGGGATCTTCTCGTCCAGCGGCCAGTCCTGCATCGCCGGCTCGCGGCTCTTCGTGGCACGCGAGATCTACGACACCTTCGTCGGCGAGCTCGTCGAGCGGGTCCGCAAGCTGCGCGTCGGCCCCGGCACCGATCCGGCCACCCAGGTCGGCCCCCTGGTGCACCACCGCCACCGCGGTTCCGTCGCCGCCTACGTCGACCTCGCCCGCTCCGAAGGGGCGCGCGTGCTGTGCGGCGGCTCGGCGCCCCAGGGTGAGCGGTACCAGGACGGCGCGTACTACCTCCCGACCGTCCTGGACGGCCTCGCCAACACCTCCCGCACCTGCCAGGAGGAGATCTTCGGCCCGGTCCTCGTCGCCCTGCCCTACGACGACGAGGACGACCTGGTCCGCCAGGCCAACGACTCCGTCTACGGACTGGCCTGCGGCATCTGGACCCGTGACCTGCGCGCCGCCTGGCGGATCGCCCGCCGGATCGAGGCCGGCACCGTCTGGATCAACACGTACAAGCAGTTCAGCGCCTCCACACCGTTCAGCGGATGGAAGGACAGCGGCCTCGGCACGGAGAAGGGCCGGGACGCGATCCGCGCCTACCAGCGACAGAAGTCCCTGTACTGGGGCACCTCCGACCTTCCCCTGCCCTGGGCCAACTGACCCGGCACGCCCGCCCGTCTGGAGAGATTCATGCACCACACACCGCCAGGTCCGATCGCCCGGCTCCGCTCGCTGCGCTCCGTCGAGCTGTACACCCCGGCCTTCACCGAGGCCGCCGGCTTCTACGAGGACGTCTGGGGCCTCGAAACCGTGGAGTCCGACACGGGGACACACTGGCTGCGCGGCACGAGCGACGAACACCACGTCCTCCAGCTGACCGAGCGCGAGCGCGTCGGCCTCGGCCGGATCTCCTTCGCCGTCGGAAGCCCGGCCGAGGTGGACGAGGCGGCCCGGCGCCTGGAGGCGCGCTCCCTCGTCCCCGTCTTCGGCCCCGGACCGCTGGACCAGGCGGGCGGCGGATACGGGCTGCGGTTCACCGACCCCGAAGGGCGCCTCATCGAGATCAGCGCCCACGTCGAGGCGGTCGTCCCGCGCGGACGGGACGGCGCCGTGCCCGTCGGGGTCACCCACGCCGTGCTCAACACCGTCGACATCGACGCCGCCGTCGCCTTCTACTGCGATGTGCTCGGCCTGCGCGTCTCCGACTGGTCCGAGCACCAGATGGCGTTCCTGCGCTGCAACGCCGACCACCACTGCATCGCGTTCAACCAGGCCGAGTGGACCTCGCTCAACCACGTGGCGTACGAGATGAGCTCGGTCGACCACTTCATGCGCGGCCTCGGCCGGCTCCGCCACCACGGCATCACCCCCCAGTGGGGACCCGGCCGCCACGGTCCCGGGAACAACACCTTCTCCTACTTCACCGACCCCTCCGGACTGGTCTGCGAGTACACCTCCGAGGTCGCCCAGATCGTCGAGGACGCGTGGATCGCCCGCGTCTGGCGACGGGTGCCGGACCTGTCCGACCTGTGGGGGACGGCGGGTCCGCCGTCGAAGGAGATCCGCTGCCACATGGCGGGCGCGCCGGACCCCGGCCCGCTCGCCCCCGTCGACGCCCAGGAGGTCACCGTATGAGCACCGTACGCAAGGTCGGCATCGTCGGCTGGGGTGCGATCGGCCGGATCGTCGGCACCGCGCTCGCCGCGGGCGACGTGAGCGGCGCCGAGCTCGAGTGCGTCGTCGACAACCGCCCGCTCGGCGAGGCCGCCCCGGCCCCGCAGGTCCCCTTCGAAGAGGCACTGGACCGCTGCGACCTGATCGTGGAGGCGGCGGGCCAGGGAGTCGTACGGGAATGGGGCGAGCGGGTGCTGGCCTCCGGCACCGACCTGCTGATCGCCTCCACCGGGGCACTGACCGACGACGAGCTGGCGAAGCGACTGCTCGCGGCCGGCCCGGGCCGGGTGTACTTCACCGGCGGTGCCGTCGGCGGTCTCGACCTTCTTCAGGCGGCCCGCTCCCTGGGGCCCCTGAGCGAGGTCCGCCTCACCACCACGAAGCTGCCGTCGACCCTCGAACAGCCGTGGATGGACGAGGAGTTGCTCGGCCGGATGCG contains:
- a CDS encoding alpha-N-acetylglucosaminidase, with the translated sequence MGTDLVLRCRRALAALALATTGALLVPAPTSSVAADHTSTGSSASARPASASAPAPAPVGAPDPAHALAGAPAFDPAPARASLERLLSSRAAQFTLLAVERPASGDFFSVSGTPGAIRVQGTSPATLLTGVGWYLERIAGVDIGWPGDSLGRLPATLPAVPGTVTRSASVPHRYALNDTDEGYSGAYRDFASYRHQIDLMALHGVNEVFVPTGAEYPYYRALQQFGYSAAELREWIPGPAHQAWWLLQNVSGFAGPVSEQLIEARAALGRRIAGHLRSLGMTPVLPGFFGTVPPDFAARNPGAVTVPQGRWVGTDRPDWLDPTGPVFDRLAAAYYRVQQRQFGDSDMFKMDLLHEGGTPGPVDVPSAAGAVQRALEAAHPGATWVMLGWQANPTVTLLSGVDRGRVLIVDGLSDRYDGLDREKQWGGTPYAFGSIPNFGGHTSLGANSGAWVSRFHAWLAKPGSALRGIAYLPEGTGGNPAAFDLFTELAWHSDPIDQQAWFAAYAARRYGGADPHAAAAWEQLRLGPYSARTGTWSEPQDSLFAARPSLTTTRAARWSPSAMRYGAATVERALAELLQVAPELRTTDAFRFDLVDVARQALTNRGRVLLPRIKVAYEAKDLDGFRALVREWNADEELLGRLVGSDRRFLLGPWLTDARSWGADPAERDRLEYDARSILTTWGDRVPSETGGLHDYANREWAGLVQDVYAPRWAAYFASLDTALVNGTDPVAIDWFASDDAWARGHGAYPTAPAGDPVALAGEVQAALAMSSNAERFGAPARTDS
- a CDS encoding Chromate resistance protein ChrB, translating into MTVDDPHIAWLVLVLKLPAEPSRHRVAVWRELRKAGALSLGQGVWAVPDVPAFADGVRRAVDLTNTAGGQAVTLQASGRSHEDSSGFEAMFTAARSADWAEFLADCGKFEEEIAKEIRIAKFTLAELEEEEQSLERLRRWHRDLTARDVFGAPEAPRAAERLKQCVAVCEDYAERVFAALHRTQEDQA
- a CDS encoding MFS transporter; amino-acid sequence: MSAAPRATGRAPASKRSMWPLYAAGFTTAFGAHGIAANLGGFSDDAVTSLLVLGGLLALYDGAEVVLKPVFGSLADRIGAKPVLLGGLIAFAAASALYAIADSPGWLWAARLGQGAAASAFSPSASALVARLNPAAKRGRAFGSYGFYKSIGYTLGPLLGGLLVWAGGLRLLFTVLAALGLAVALWAAVAVPAVPPLPKQRQTLADLARRLADRSFLAPTAALAAATAALSVGVGFLPVSGAAAGLGTVATGAAVSVLAASAAVVQPYAGRALDAGRITVRAGLATGLGLTAAGLLCAMLPGLTGVLAAAVLIGAGTGLITPLGFTALATSTPEERMGQTMGSAELGRELGDAGGPLLVAAVATATTLTYGFAALAALVLVVPLLTLRTRGWTVPAPE
- a CDS encoding MarR family transcriptional regulator; amino-acid sequence: MAVSRPSDRDAVARVIEDWARERPELDTSPLEVLARLHRSFLRYSTRLTASIERHGLSVAGFDVLTALRRAGHPHRLTAGQLADSGLVSSAGVTLRIDRLEKDGLIVRERDADDRRVVYSRLTDKGLATVDTVFAEHLDNERRMLGGLSPSERRQLARLLRKLEESIIRSDEEPTDTTA
- a CDS encoding MFS transporter, with protein sequence MTTVAGKQAIGSIAARLERLPHSRWHVKVRFLIGAVTFFEAFDQLLAASALPVLMKEWHLSTGQATLAVTSASIGMLLGALAAGWLGDRIGRVRTVALGVGVTGLASLAVAFSGSIETFSLFRFVQGLGIGGVVPVAATYINEIARSDKRGRFVLLYEMIFPAGLAAATLVAVWVVPHFGWRAMFLIGTVPVLLAAALPRQVAESPRWLMARGRTQEAEEVIARIEAEVARSTAEALPAPAANLSDETSHGRLSDLFRGRYLRRTVVLSGLWFVAYYVNHGISTWLPSLYTKTFGLDLTTALVYTLLSNVTGLLGTLVVALLIDRIGRRPALVGALVGTVLSLGVLALAGATSGGQVAVFASCTTFFLYAINAGLYLYSPELYPTSNRARGAAFGGVWNRLGVILGPVTVGAIIGAGGSLTLVFLQLAVVAAVGAAIACFAVETKGRTLEELNA
- a CDS encoding aldehyde dehydrogenase → MPLLPTDILIAGQWRRGAGEPLDTVDPATGRVLATVHSASAAEVAEAAEAAAQAVADPAWRDMLAHERARLLHRIAELTEEAAPELAAVQTADTGKTLTETRALALSAAGTFRYMAAALETAEDAVTPSRGPYVTMSVYEPIGVVGAINPWNSPVASDAQKIAPALAAGNAVLLKPAAWTPLVSLALGRLITRALDEFGLPTALLSVLPGSGRIVGDALVRHPLVARIGFTGGTETGRSIAAIAGEKLVPASLELGGKSPTIVRADADIEQALAGVLFGIFSSSGQSCIAGSRLFVAREIYDTFVGELVERVRKLRVGPGTDPATQVGPLVHHRHRGSVAAYVDLARSEGARVLCGGSAPQGERYQDGAYYLPTVLDGLANTSRTCQEEIFGPVLVALPYDDEDDLVRQANDSVYGLACGIWTRDLRAAWRIARRIEAGTVWINTYKQFSASTPFSGWKDSGLGTEKGRDAIRAYQRQKSLYWGTSDLPLPWAN
- a CDS encoding VOC family protein encodes the protein MHHTPPGPIARLRSLRSVELYTPAFTEAAGFYEDVWGLETVESDTGTHWLRGTSDEHHVLQLTERERVGLGRISFAVGSPAEVDEAARRLEARSLVPVFGPGPLDQAGGGYGLRFTDPEGRLIEISAHVEAVVPRGRDGAVPVGVTHAVLNTVDIDAAVAFYCDVLGLRVSDWSEHQMAFLRCNADHHCIAFNQAEWTSLNHVAYEMSSVDHFMRGLGRLRHHGITPQWGPGRHGPGNNTFSYFTDPSGLVCEYTSEVAQIVEDAWIARVWRRVPDLSDLWGTAGPPSKEIRCHMAGAPDPGPLAPVDAQEVTV
- a CDS encoding aspartate dehydrogenase domain-containing protein, which translates into the protein MSTVRKVGIVGWGAIGRIVGTALAAGDVSGAELECVVDNRPLGEAAPAPQVPFEEALDRCDLIVEAAGQGVVREWGERVLASGTDLLIASTGALTDDELAKRLLAAGPGRVYFTGGAVGGLDLLQAARSLGPLSEVRLTTTKLPSTLEQPWMDEELLGRMRTATGPVEVMTGTAREVPVRFPKSTNVAASVALAVGDLDAVRVRVVADPAAHHTRHLVEAAGAHGTYRFEVAHLPDPGNPATSQVVPYAVLRSLAALAGRTGQIL